The Tripterygium wilfordii isolate XIE 37 chromosome 17, ASM1340144v1, whole genome shotgun sequence genome has a window encoding:
- the LOC119981984 gene encoding lysophospholipid acyltransferase LPEAT2-like, whose protein sequence is MAKPDLTSPLISSQPSDPPHVILTVHESNSAHHRQQQSPNGIHHGNQNHHFYNETRCSSNLRNPFEFLGSGRLEVPPPTTVDPFRNHTHAIDGVYEVIKIVVCLPIAAVRLVLFGLCLAVGYIATKLALQGWKDKENPMPRWRCRLMWITRISARCILFSFGYQWIRRKGKPAPRETAPIVVSNHVSYIDPIFYFYELFPTIVASESHDALPFVGTIVRAMQVIYVNRFYPPSRKQAVNEIKRKAACDRFPRVLLFPEGTTSSGKALLSFQLGAFIPGYPVQPVIVRYPHVHFDQSWGDISLAKLMFRMFTQFHNFMEVEYLPVVLPLENQKENVSRFSERTGHAIATALNVVQTSYSFGDVLLRMEASSSNQDKPASYMVEMARVESLFHISSMEALEFLHRFLSMNPDSSGCVVYHNFLKALRLRDCTLSKEVFGFINLEKNGSITFKQFLYASGHVRKQPLFRQACELAFAECDVGRNECISAKELGDSLQLAIPNLNEHEIHELFKLFDVDGDESVSRDEFNTCLRKNPLLIALFSASLLAGNSWRTGDDLLEEIV, encoded by the exons ATGGCGAAACCTGATCTAACCTCGCCTCTCATATCCTCCCAACCGTCTGATCCACCTCACGTCATTCTCACCGTCCACGAAAGTAATTCCGCTCATCACCGACAGCAACAGTCTCCGAACGGAATCCACCATGGCAATCAAAATCACCACTTTTACAATGAGACTCGTTGTTCCAGTAATCTTCGTAATCCGTTCGAGTTCCTTGGATCGGGCAGGCTGGAAGTCCCTCCACCAACGACGGTGGATCCCTTTCGCAATCACACGCACGCGATTGATGGTGTTTACGAGGTGATTAAAATTGTGGTTTGTTTACCGATAGCTGCGGTGAGGCTGGTGTTGTTCGGGTTGTGTTTAGCGGTGGGGTATATCGCGACGAAGCTGGCGCTTCAAGGGTGGAAGGATAAGGAGAATCCGATGCCAAGATGGCGGTGCAGGCTCATGTGGATCACTCGGATTTCCGCTCGCTGCATTCTCTTCTCTTTCGG TTACCAATGgataagaagaaaaggaaaacctGCTCCTCGGGAGACTGCACCAATAGTTGTTTCTAATCATGTATCATATATTGACcctatcttttatttttatgaattatTCCCCACGATTGTTGCATCCGAGTCCCATGATGCCCTACCGTTTGTTGGAACTATAGTCAGGGCAATGCAG GTGATTTATGTTAATAGATTCTATCCTCCATCAAGGAAGCAAGCTGTTAATGAAATAAAG AGAAAGGCTGCTTGCGATAGATTTCCTAGAGTGCTCCTATTTCCTGAGGGAACAACTTCCAGTGGAAAGGCCCTTTTATCATTCCAGCTTGGTGCATTCATTCCTGGCTACCCAGTCCAACCAGTAATTGTTCGTTACCCCCATGTACACTTTGATCAATCTTG GGGAGACATATCTTTGGCAAAGCTTATGTTTAGAATGTTCACTCAGTTTCACAATTTCATGGAG GTAGAGTACCTTCCTGTTGTTTTGCCCcttgaaaatcaaaaagaaaacgtTTCTCGTTTTTCTGAACGG ACTGGTCATGCCATCGCAACAGCTTTAAATGTTGTACAGACATCTTATTCCTTTGGGGACGTATTACTTCGCATGGAAGCATCTTCTTCAAACCAG GATAAGCCCGCAAGTTACATGGTTGAAATGGCAAGGGTGGAATCA TTATTCCATATAAGCAGCATGGAGGCTTTGGAGTTTCTGCATAGGTTCCTGTCGATGAATCCAGACAGCAG TGGTTGTGTTGTATATCACAATTTCTTGAAAGCTCTAAGACTGAGGGATTGTACTCTTTCAAAAGAG GTATTTGGGTTCATTAATCTGGAGAAGAATGGATCAATTACATTCAAGCAG TTTTTATATGCATCAGGTCATGTTAGGAAGCAGCCATTATTTCGGCAAGCATGTGAACTAGCATTTGCTGAATGTGATGTTGGCAGAAATGAGTGCATTTCAGCGAAAGAA TTGGGAGATTCTCTGCAACTAGCAATACCAAACTTGAACGAGCATGAG ATACATGAGCTCTTCAAGTTGTTTGATGTGGATGGTGATGAGAGTGTCAGCAGAGATGAATTTAATACTTGCCTAAGAAAGAATCCATTGCTGATAGCATTGTTTTCGGCTTCTTTACTGGCGGGAAACTCATGGAGAACCGGCGATGACTTGCTGGAAGAGATTGTGTGA
- the LOC119981979 gene encoding subtilisin-like protease SBT1.1, with protein MFRALICLLLAMVAATSFGLVEKQTYIVHMDKTKLMASNPSFGNTKQRYEELMDSVYNLSIEEEGEEETTPPHLLYTYENAFSGFAAKLSAKQLESLKRMDGFLFATADKMLSLHTTRTPQFLGLQLGKGLWSTPSLASDAIVGVIDTGIWPEHDSFKDLGMPPVPSKWKGVCENGTRFSPSTCNKKLVGARSFFHGYEAIVGRINETIEYKSPRDAIGHGTHTGSIAAGNVVDNARLFGFAKGTAIGMGNAVRIAAYKVCWPGCVSSDVLAAIDQGVADGVDVLSISLTLQAGNGPVPYYMDVVAIASFGAFQKGVSVVCSGGNFGPSFSTVDNTAPWIFTIAASYLDRSFPTTVKLGNGLTLEGSSVYPGKATKQLPLVYGKTAGGRGAEYCIRSSLNRNLVKGKIVVCQRDSNYTRTEQGEHVQFVGGAGMILINELFADAHVLPATAVSPQTGEAIIEHVKSSKNATASIVFHGTIYGTRAPKMAAFSARGPNKVGPDVIKPDITAPGMNVLAAWPPETSPSNIYSDQRRVLFNVVSGTSMSCPHISGLVALLKSVHKDWSPAAIKSALMTTAYTNDNRRKPIVDAASNEPATPFHFGSGHVNPEAANDPGLIYDITYDDYLNYLCSLNYNSSQVFAVSRSNFTCQKNLALQPGDLNYPSFAVNFRGKANNISVTYTRTVTNVGIPNSSYVLQLEEPNGVAVRVQPKVLKFEKLGQKLSYEVGFVGYERKTTIANASFGSLVWVSGKYAVRSPIAVSWW; from the coding sequence ATGTTTAGAGCTTTAATCTGTCTGTTGCTAGCCATGGTGGCTGCAACATCATTTGGTCTAGTGGAGAAGCAAACATACATAGTTCACATGGACAAGACAAAGTTAATGGCATCAAATCCTTCTTTTGGCAATACAAAACAGAGGTATGAAGAGTTGATGGATTCCGTCTATAATTTATCAATTGAGGAAGAGGGAGAGGAAGAAACAACACCACCACATCTACTTTACACCTACGAGAATGCCTTTTCGGGTTTCGCAGCAAAGCTTTCGGCCAAGCAACTTGAATCCTTGAAAAGAATGGATGGTTTTCTATTTGCCACTGCTGACAAAATGCTAAGCCTCCACACCACCCGCACGCCTCAGTTCCTTGGCCTACAGTTAGGCAAAGGACTGTGGAGTACTCCCAGTTTGGCTTCGGATGCAATTGTTGGAGTCATCGATACTGGAATTTGGCCGGAACACGACAGTTTCAAAGACTTAGGCATGCCTCCGGTGCCCTCTAAATGGAAAGGCGTTTGTGAGAACGGGACAAGGTTTTCGCCATCAACTTGCAATAAGAAGTTGGTTGGTGCAAGGAGTTTCTTTCACGGGTATGAAGCAATAGTTGGAAGAATCAATGAAACAATTGAGTACAAATCTCCTCGGGATGCAATCGGGCATGGAACACACACGGGCTCAATAGCTGCAGGCAATGTGGTAGACAATGCTCGTTTATTTGGCTTCGCCAAAGGCACTGCAATTGGCATGGGCAACGCAGTAAGAATTGCTGCTTATAAAGTGTGCTGGCCAGGTTGTGTTAGTTCTGATGTACTAGCCGCAATCGATCAAGGTGTTGCAGATGGTGTTGATGTACTATCAATATCACTCACTTTGCAAGCTGGAAATGGACCTGTACCTTATTACATGGACGTTGTCGCGATAGCCTCGTTCGGGGCATTCCAAAAGGGGGTTTCTGTTGTATGCTCTGGAGGTAATTTTGGTCCATCTTTCTCCACAGTTGACAATACCGCGCCATGGATCTTTACAATCGCTGCTAGCTATCTAGACAGGAGCTTCCCGACGACTGTCAAGCTTGGAAATGGACTAACTTTAGAAGGGTCATCTGTTTATCCAGGAAAAGCAACGAAGCAATTGCCTTTAGTGTATGGAAAGACTGCTGGTGGCAGAGGAGCTGAGTATTGTATTCGCAGCTCACTCAATAGAAACCTTGTCAAAGGTAAAATTGTAGTCTGCCAAAGAGACAGTAACTATACAAGAACTGAGCAAGGAGAGCACGTTCAATTCGTGGGAGGAGCCGGAATGATACTGATTAATGAACTCTTTGCTGATGCACATGTTTTACCGGCAACTGCTGTAAGTCCGCAGACAGGTGAGGCCATAATTGAGCATGTAAAATCATCTAAAAATGCAACAGCTTCCATTGTCTTCCATGGGACAATATATGGCACCCGTGCACCAAAGATGGCAGCTTTTTCAGCAAGAGGGCCTAATAAGGTTGGACCTGATGTGATCAAGCCAGACATAACCGCGCCAGGGATGAACGTCTTGGCAGCATGGCCACCCGAAACAAGCCCATCCAATATCTATAGTGATCAGAGACGCGTTCTGTTCAATGTTGTTTCAGGCACCTCAATGTCATGTCCTCACATAAGCGGCCTAGTCGCGCTACTCAAGTCCGTCCATAAAGATTGGTCGCCCGCGGCAATTAAATCAGCCTTGATGACTACTGCTTACACTAATGACAACAGGAGGAAACCAATCGTCGATGCTGCGTCTAATGAACCTGCAACACCTTTCCACTTTGGCTCCGGCCATGTTAATCCCGAAGCTGCTAATGATCCCGGGCTTATCTATGATATTACCTACGACGATTATCTAAACTACCTATGTAGCCTGAATTACAACTCTTCTCAGGTTTTTGCAGTCTCAAGAAGCAACTTCACATGTCAAAAAAATTTAGCCCTCCAGCCTGGTGACCTGAATTACCCTTCTTTTGCTGTGAACTTCAGAGGCAAGGCAAACAATATCAGTGTGACATACACGAGGACTGTGACGAATGTTGGGATCCCAAATAGCAGTTATGTACTGCAATTGGAGGAACCCAATGGAGTAGCTGTTAGGGTACAGCCAAAGGTGTTGAAGTTTGAAAAGTTGGGTCAGAAACTAAGCTACGAAGTGGGTTTTGTTGGATATGAAAGAAAGACTACAATAGCTAATGCTTCCTTTGGATCTCTAGTCTGGGTGTCTGGAAAATATGCAGTTAGAAGCCCTATTGCCGTAAGCTGGTGGTGA